Proteins encoded within one genomic window of Bradyrhizobium sp. 186:
- the cobD gene encoding threonine-phosphate decarboxylase CobD, which yields MREHGGNLDQAQQRFGGCGEDWIDLSTGINRLPYPVGEIDSHSWSALPSRSEIETLHQAAQHAYGTSAPVVAIGGAQAAIQLLPRLAPPGRARILAPTYNEYAAVLSDAGWDVEDVRDLDALAGADLAIVVNPNNPDGRCHEPEDLLALQSRVGRLVIDESFADAVPHLSLASEAERPELLILRSFGKFYGLAGLRLGFALGNATDIATLAAMSGPWPISGAAIAIGCRALLDDAWATATSARLARDGVRLDAMVQSQGWRLVGGTPLFRLYETGDALDAQEKLARSQIWSRVFTKKPTWLRLGLPGIESEWTRLAEVLVR from the coding sequence GCGTGAGCACGGCGGAAATCTCGATCAGGCCCAGCAGCGTTTTGGCGGATGCGGGGAGGACTGGATCGATCTCTCGACGGGGATCAACCGGCTGCCTTATCCGGTGGGCGAGATCGACTCGCACTCCTGGAGTGCTTTGCCGTCACGATCCGAGATCGAAACCTTGCATCAGGCGGCCCAGCACGCCTATGGCACGAGCGCACCGGTCGTCGCGATCGGCGGCGCGCAAGCTGCCATTCAGCTTCTGCCGCGTCTCGCGCCGCCCGGCCGGGCGCGCATCCTGGCGCCAACGTACAACGAATATGCCGCAGTCCTATCGGACGCCGGTTGGGACGTCGAAGACGTCAGGGACCTTGATGCGCTGGCAGGCGCGGACCTTGCTATCGTCGTCAATCCCAACAATCCTGACGGCCGGTGTCATGAACCTGAGGACTTGCTCGCGCTGCAGTCGCGCGTCGGCCGCCTCGTGATCGACGAGAGTTTTGCCGACGCCGTTCCGCATCTGTCGCTCGCTTCGGAAGCGGAGCGGCCGGAGCTGTTGATCCTGCGTTCCTTTGGAAAGTTCTACGGGCTCGCCGGCCTGCGACTCGGCTTTGCGCTCGGCAATGCAACCGACATCGCCACGCTCGCGGCGATGTCCGGCCCATGGCCGATATCGGGAGCGGCGATCGCGATCGGTTGCCGCGCTTTGCTTGACGACGCCTGGGCCACGGCAACATCAGCACGTCTCGCGCGCGACGGTGTTCGGCTCGACGCCATGGTGCAATCGCAGGGCTGGAGACTGGTTGGGGGAACGCCGCTGTTTCGTCTCTACGAGACCGGCGACGCGTTAGACGCGCAGGAAAAACTGGCGCGCAGCCAGATCTGGTCGCGCGTCTTCACGAAGAAGCCGACATGGCTGCGCCTGGGACTGCCAGGCATCGAGTCCGAATGGACGCGCCTCGCCGAGGTTCTTGTACGCTGA